A stretch of DNA from Xiphophorus maculatus strain JP 163 A chromosome 8, X_maculatus-5.0-male, whole genome shotgun sequence:
AACATCCTTCCCATGAGAAGGCATGGTGGCCTCACAATTCagttaagaaataaaactggcCAGTCAAGTATTTGGCAAGACTCTCTCTCACATTTTTAGAGGGAACACAGAGTAACCGTTAGCAGctataaataaatgacttgaGAGCACCAGCTACATAGATGGCATCGGAACCACAGTTCTTTTCCAGCTAATAAGGTAGAAAAATctaagatttgaaaaaaaaaagacaatattttcaCATCTAAGCCTATCTTCTaggtaatgtttcttttttaaacatcacaatTGTGTCTTTTCCAGAAGCAGGGCCTAATTTTCAAGACGTTCAGGCtcaacaaatctgtttttggtATATGAGAGCAGCAGGAATGAAAACTGAGACGTTGCTTTGGTTCCCACGATCAGTACACAGAGAAACAATTTAAGATAGAGGGCAGTACAGGTGGGTGATTCAACATCTGAGAAAACAGGTctgtgtacaaagatattttggATATGCCAGGTGGCCCAGATCTCATGCCAAAGACTGCGGGACAGACTTCAGCTCACTCTGTGCTGGGCTGTGGGGCGTTCCCAGGACCACAGCCGCAGCTGCGGTTCACCTCAATTGGGGAGATGACGATGGTGCCGGTTTCATCCATGTAGACAATATTCAGTGTTTCCTGCACAGTGGGCTGGCAGCATGGCAAAGGATCCTGAATGCACAAAGGGATCTAAAGTCAGTCTATATAGCACACTATAGGACcctataaataataaacatttaaatgaaatataaattataaCTTGATTATATAAACATGTATGGTGTACTAAAAAAAATCGTCCTACTTTTGCTTTGGAAATTTCAaagcaaagcattttaaaatcatttagcctaaacacacagcagatattaaattatgttataATCTTGTGTTTCCCAAACACTTTTTTATCAAACAGGTACATGCAGGGTTACAACCAGAAGGAATGTCTTGCAGTACATTTATTACTTTTGGAAGTAGAGAATTGAATTGCTCTTGACGATTCCTACCTGTGAGCTGGCATCTTGGACACCGGAGGAGGATGAGGGACATTGCACGGTGCCCTCTGCAGGGTTGCACAGGGCACACTGAACAAAGGTCAGGCTCAAAGGATGGATCACCCAGCTGTCCCAGCTAAGGTCTGAAAGgttacaaaatataattattacaattaaataacatttaaaaaacagtcTTGAGTACATTCTAATTTTTAGTCTTCACTCAGTACCTTTCATGGAGATCTCGGAGGCTACAGAGCAACACTTCAGGCCTGTTCTGTTTCCACTGTCATGCGATACAGAGTAATCAGTGGCTGCTGGAGAAAGAGGGACATTGTCAGTGTTGGGTACAAACTACTGACACATGGGATTAGATCTGACCACCTGGAGTTGATTCTTTGTAATATGAATTTCACGTACGTGCCGTCTTTTTTGCAGCTTGAGGAATGAAGCCGATTGTTCTCTGCCACTGCTCACGGATGCTATCTATCCCACCAGCAGGCAGCTGTGGCTCAGCCTGCAGGTTGAGAGCCCTAAGGAGACCCTTCCTGACCGACTGCAATGACTCGTCCTTGCAcctgaatattaaaaacaacatgttaaaaatgatcaaaacgaATGTATCGACTAAGGTTttcattagaattttttttaattttattttattgcttaagtGAACTTatgcaataaatgaaacaaaatagcACTGCGGAGACGATTGAAAGGGGAGTGGTGCGGTATTTTATGATAAAAGGTTGAtgcttgaaaagaaaatgtttgcaaaaatgtaaaaagaaattaccCTGAGTCACatataaagtttattattcatttatggTAAATGCTTACACAATGTTTCACATCATAGAAAGACTAATAGAAGATTATATTCTACATGCACAGAAGAATATAAAGacttaaatcatattttctatAACTGACCTTTGATGAGACAATGAAGAAATAGCAGGGACTGTAGGCTCCTCATTGGATGGATGCAAGACAAATGCAGTCGTCTTCGAAAAACCAAGAAGTGCCATCATGCCAATGAATGCAAAATACATGCTGGGATGTGGAGTGAGGCCAAGGCTGGTTCCAAAAGAATAAAGATGGCAGTTCTTCACAGATGTCTTCTTGGACGAGGTGTGGAGACGAGGATGCTGCGCAAGGTACTGTTACACGGGGTCTGGGAACctgagcttttattttcattcaagaCAGTGTGACCTTGAGATATTTAACATTGTTGTCTTGTCCCAACTCTGTGTGAAAAAGTGCAAGGAGGACGGTCCGACAGAGGAAGACTAGTAGACTCAAGACAAACACACCAGCAGGAAAGGTGGGAAGAAGACAAAATTAACAGAGCCACACGTGTTGCAGTATGCACTTGAAAGTACAACAGTGTCACAGGACAGAGCTGTGACTGTTCCAGCCGAGTGACTTAATATTATATCAGCTCCTGGAGTCACATTTACAGGTGATGCTCTTTTGATGTTTTGGAGTTCGTTCTGCCAAAATTTGTGTAATTACCGTACactgtcttgcaaaagtattcacacattttgagcatttttatttttaaattgatttattttttacatatattcaGGTTCCAAACACAAACGTCAATCTATTTCAATAAGATTTTATGTTACATCCAAAGCAAAGTACCACAAACATGAGTATAAGGTGATAAGCATCCTTAGAGCATGATGCTGACTTCATGTGCTTGGGGTGATGTACTACATGTACACTTACTTACATATACAGCTCTGGGAAAAATTAAGAgatcacttaaaatgatcagttccTCTGATTgaactttttataggtatatgtttgagtaaaatgaacattgttattttattctatgaactattGACAACATGTCCCAGAAATTCTAATCataaattttgtatttagttgcagaaaatgagaaatggtcaaaaaaatgagaaacgatgcagtgctttcagacctcaaataatgcaaagaaaacaagttcacatTAACTTAGACACAATAGTACCAATGTTTTCACTCAGGAGGAATTCAGAAGTCAATATTTGGAGGAATAACTACaaagttttcaatggggttcagagcagtggtctcttaattttttccagagctgtatatatgGGTCTGTTCGTGTCTGGCCTTGTATTTGGTACATTGTGGGTACTAACTGCTCCTTATGGGGCCCCATAAGAAGAAGTGCTGTTTTGGGGTTAGGGATTATGTGGCTTGAGTTTAGATTAGATTTAGGTTGATGGTAATGGTAATTGTTAGGGTAAGTATCAGGGTTAGactatagaaatgaatgaacaaTGAATGCAAGCCAATGTAAAGTCTTTCTGAAGAGAGAAATACATACTGTGTGTGTAGGTGcatgcatgtatgtgtgtgatgaaaaaaagattgaaaaaagatacagataaaaaaaatgtagctcAGGTTTTCTATTGTGAACATATATTTATGTAAGGAGTTAAAGATTGCTCCTGAGCTTTTGGTTTAATTTGTTAGTTGAACTTTGACATGTACAGAGTAGTGAAAGATAATTACCCATTGCTACTGAGGAAAAGAATACCTGGAGTTTGTTTAGTTTAGATAAGAGTGGTCATAGTTGTGAAATTTGAGGTTGATTTGTTTATGGAGCATTAGCAGCTAAACCTCCCTCCTGATTCTTTTTCCAGTTATTTGAGCTTTGCAGCATTTCTTTTGTAAGTCAGAAAGGCATAATTGTATATTAGCCTAAGTTATCTGTACCTCCTGATTGATTATTAACTCTGAATGTTAGCtgtattttaacaataatttacTGAACTTACATCTAtgtgtaaattttttttagccaatAGCAAATATGCGAAATCATGTTAATTTGCTTAtgtttctgataaaaataaataaatcaaaataactcAATAGGggcaatattttgtattttccaggcacagagTGCCATTTAGAGCACAATTAAGTTGTTACAAAAATTCTATATTTCAAATggaacttaaaagaaatttcagtTCCCAATTGGATGCTGTGATTTTTGATTAACaatacagaaaacatatttttatttatatatttttaaatggaaagaaaaaaacagcgaCCATTCAGGAAGCACAAcagctttatttcatttcttattttccaGTTTGAGATCCACCCCGGTGTGCTGATGATGGCTCCTAGCCACACCACTTGAACAAGCTCGAGCTTGTGTTATCTCAGAGTTTAACCGGGGTCAAACTTGTGCAAGACTTGGATGTTAGACACGCAAGAGGTTACAGAGGCTAAGGGGCAGCTGTGCCACCCTGAGCGGGGGTGTCTGCAGGTGCACCTCTGTGTGAATGTACAACCAGATCCCTTGTATATATTTGGgttaaaccaaaaatatcaaATAGTCTTGTGATGGATTCAATCtagatttaaaatatgttaagaaTTGCACAAAACTGTAGACCATGATATCTGCATATGGTTAATTATCTGCTTTTATGCATCTCTCATTTCTTGGCTTGAAATCACAGTGAGCTGCCTCACATGATAAACACAACAACATCGTTATTCTTCTGCAGTCATTTATCAAGGACACggtaaaaatgcaacaaacaaaTCCGAAAAATTGCTGCAGGTGATGTTAtctggaaatgtagaaaaaaaaaaaaagacgtctCGGGGTTAAGAGTTGCAGTACACAGTAGCGCTTTGTCCTTAGGTTCCCTCAAATAAGATCCCCTTGCCAAAAACGAAGCACAAGTAAAAACTTTCTCATGAGGCCCAAAATGGGGCATTGCTCAGGTGCACTTGATATCAAACCATATTTCAGCAGAGAGCCAGAGGAATGTCTGCTACAAGCAGAAACAAGACAGAAGAAACCATGAGAGGAATTTTAAGTGCCGACCATGATCAGAATGTTGCGTGTTAGATTTGGACctggagaaataaaacaagcgGGAGCTTTGTAGCAGTTAACACTTGTGTATCACAGTGCTATACCGTGTTTATACCCTATAAATGTACACATTTTGTGAGGTTAAACCAAATATTTGAAGAGTAGCATGCATTTGTAGTCAGACGCTTTACTTTGACACCCCTAAACAAGATCCTGTCTTCAGAGTTATCAATTCATTAAACAGCTTGTTTTTAACCGAATCTTAAGCTATTCTATGGCAATCCGGCCATTAGACGTCCtgttgcagtttgccacaaacaATGAAGGAATACACAATCTGTACACTGTACATAATCCACCCCAACTCTAAGggatggtggtggcagcattctGCTTTGGGGATGCTTTGCAGGTTGCAAAAGCCTTGAGTTGGGCAGAAGAAGCTTGAACTTTGGAAAGAATAATGAGTAAAAGAGTAATTTTCTAGAGATGTATAGCTGATTGAGACATACCTCCAAATACTTACACatgtaactgcagcaaaaagtgACCTTTTCTGATGtggtctatcaaataaaattccaataaaatctATTAATGTCACATTGATGAGGACCCAAATGCAAATAGGACACCGGTAGACATGGGATGGAATATGGAATGatggatttaaacattttaaatcatagtAGCTTATtaaaagacacaagaaaaatcaacaaaggAACCACTGCAGAAACCTGCAAGGAGCAGTTAAAGTGAGAGAACTTAAAAACTGTGGAGGTGTAAGTGTGACATGTAAATCAGGTGCGTACTGTCAGATTTGGGAACTGAGAACAAGAGACTAATGGCAAGACAGAAACATGGAATAGATAGAAGAACAGCAAACCCTGAGTAAACAGggataaatatagaaaatatagaaataacTCAAAACGCAAGATTCAAAATACTTCTGTGTTTTggatgaagaagaaaactctGTGATTGACAatttaagtattaaaaaaaattattggcATGCTCTTACTGCATATATTctatgtaaatataaatttttacaatgtatattttatataacaATGTCAAAGCATTTATTTGATCAAGTTATTTCATTATTCAGTAAAGGTTGGGACAGTTGAGATGCATGTTATATGATCTGTTATccatacagctctggaaaaaatgaagggaccatttaaaatgatcagtttatttaactttttatagcTATATGTGTAAGTAAAGCCAATATTGTTCCTTTTTTCTATGAagtactgacaacatgtctctgaaatttaGTAttcatttgcagaaaatgagaactggtcaaaaataacaaaaagattatgtgctttcagacctaaaatagtgcaaagaaaacaagctcatattcaTTTAGGAACAACAATACTAATAAAGAGTTGGAATAACCATGAGATTTTCAATGAGGTTCAGTGCAGaggtctttttttcccccacagccGTATGTATTCAGTTTTTGATGTTTACTttcagtgaaatattttcaagttgctattttgtcatttgtacCCATCTAAAGAGATTAAATCCTTTAGCGAATGCGATATCGTTTACCTGTTTCATGGATTTGTACTATAAAACATTTGTGAGCTGCTCGACAAGTCTCAACAATTCTGCTGAGGGCTTGGTCACAGGTATCAATATGTCCCATTATCTGCAGGTCTGAACTTCTCCTAGCATTGGCATGACTGTCATAATTGTATGACTGTTAACACGtacacacatacaaaaatacaagtgatgtttatttgtttattaagaTTTCCGTTAGCTGCAGTAGAACTACAGATATTCTTACTGTGGTCCAACAGAATTATgtttacataaaagaaaaaatgtatacaCTTACCttgaacaaagcaaaaatagattttatttgcactttCCATTTACACAACAAATTGCAATCATTATTTTCTACATTCTGTAATATTATACACATCACGTTTCAAACATGGATAtacaaacagacacaaacatacACGTACGTGTGTATGACCTGCATCTTTACACACACCTACACATATACTAACCTATAATTATACAATGCCCCTGCACATCATACACACTATACTTACTTGGAtgcatattgttttattaatatttttagtaGTGAGTTTGATATGTTTAGGTAGCAAATTCCATTCAGTCATACGTCTATACAAAACAGTGCATGTGATGGCATTACTCCTTGTTTTAGGTGTGGTAACGTTTCCTACAATTGCATACTTTGTCACACATTTATGATTCTCTGCACTAAAGGAGgggttttaaaataacataaaaggCTACTTTAAGATGGATATGTTTCTAATAACAATAATCAGGGATTACAGAAATCTGTCTGTTCAGTTTCTTGTGCATAGAGTGATAATAGTCCTGTCATCACACGTCAGTATTGTACGCAGAGCTCTGTTTTGCGTACATCATAATTTGTGTAACATGTCTCCAGTAGCATCTGATGTAATGTATATAGTTCATGGCAAATGAATAATACTACAAATAGgtatttactatttattttgcaagtactgaagttatttttctttttcaaaatagtttctcttttatttgcTCAAGCTATgcctgtttgtgtattttgcacAGATTCAAAGCTATGTTTTGCAacagcatttttaataaaaaatatgtcaagGAAACCCGATGCTTTACTTCCTGCCAGATCTATGCCTCCATAGTTCCTACCCTGCAGCAGCTTTTGTTCAGCTCTTGAAAGGTactaattaaagtttattttatttttcacttgcaTAACTCCAATGTTCCTATACGTTGAGATGTCCTCCTCAAACTGTGACAGCTCAAGGGTGAGAATCCCCTAAGGTTGAAAAGTGATCCTACATGTATTAAATGGGAACAGGCTCCTGCAATAGTTATGCATGTTCTGAACTCGTCCAAGCAGTTATTTGCAGCGAGAGGAAACTGAGCTCAAATTCCAGCCGGGACCTTGATGCATTGAATTTATTTGTCTATGGGCACAAGGGTGGTCTGTGTGCGTTTTTAAGTGCAAGTTGTTTGTCGCAAcggtttcttatttttatttttaaaaataaaaactgcattttgctACACATTAAGCTATTATTCTGAGTCCTCTCCTTGCCATGGGGTCCTCCAGGGCTCCATATTAGGTCTTTTCTCATTATATATTCTTCgaagtgcatttttaaaaagcataagaTTGCCTTCTGTTGTTGTGCTGgtttatttagactttatttgCCTTTTCCAGTTAACAAAGACGCATCTACTCAGACTTTGTTGGATTGTTTTAGAATGCATGTACATATATCAATGCACATAAACATCATTATCTTCACAAAATAGATTTTGCTTTAACAATCCAACcatgtaaacaaacataaagatACTATTGGCTCATTCAATTCTTCTTGCAAGCAATAGTTGGGTGACAAATTAGCTCAGTTGTCAAGCTAAATTTTTTCACAATGCTTTAAGGTTATGGCCCACATTCCATTGCAAGACTTTAAGGCAGTAATTTATGCCTTAATTGCATCTCGTTCTGATCATTGTAGGTATTTGTAACCTGGTCTTGACCTGTAGTCACTTTGGTGCCTGAAAGATGTTCAAAATTCTGCAGTAAGCCTTCTGACGAGCAAAAACTAATGGTGATTATTTAAGGTAATGGCCCATGGCTGCTATTTTTGACTTAAATTCTTCATACAGTATGAAAAATGTATAgtatgtttttagattttagtaACTTTGATATGGCCAGTGCTGTTTCAAACCTTTTTCACATCCTGTCATGCTACAAACAGAAACGACCTAATCAGGTTAGTTTGTCGCAATTGTATGATATGCCAACGTAAAGTAATGCACAACTGtgaagttgaaagaaaattatacagcgtgttttttatttttttatttttgcaacaacaaaaaaagatggtgTGAATTTCAGACACCCTGAGTTAGTACTTTGTATAACCCACTTGTGCTACAAGTGTTTCCAGCTGCATCTCTATCAGCGCTACACATTCggagaaatacatttttcccatcCTTCTTGGCAGAAAAGATAAAGCTCAGGCTGCACGGAGAAATCCTGTGAGCAGCAATGTTCAAACAGACTCTCATCTGGTTTTAGGCCTGAACTGAGTTTCAGTAACACATGACTATGTTTtgtaaaccattccattgtagctcaGCTTGTATGCCTTTTGCAGCCTGTAACATATGTTCTTCTGGGATTGGCCCATTCCATTTTCTCATCAACACAGACCAGTCCGTGCAGAAAGGTGTTCCTACATCCTGACGGATGAAGATGAAGTGTTTAGAGTGATGAGCAGCTTTTCTTATGCTCCACTCATTACaccaataaattagaatattattgaacagTTTGTTTACACACATACATGTTTTGAAACGTTTATTTCTCTTAATGaggatgtttttctgcttccaactcacaaaaacacaacactgaagtttagaatattacatcaaataaaaaacagagtgaAAAGTATGTTGAGAAACCGGCTTGaagggttttattttcaaattgtacTATTAATATGACAAACAAGCAGAATGGGAATGCGTACGCTAATTTAATAAGATGTACTTGTTTTGTCTGCCAAAAAATTCAATCTGGCTTGACCACTCAGTCCAGGTGTTGTCAAGTGTCTGCAGTGCTCTCCAGTAAACAAAGTTCAAACAGGGACTTTTTGTGGCCTTCTTTCTATCAGCCAGATTTGTGGAATGCACAAATAACCATTCTGTCAAGATATTTCCCACCTGAGAAGTGGATCTCTGGAGCCAGAGTTACGACGGGAATCTTTGATTCTTCTCAGCTCTCCTTGCCCGGTGGACGGATGCCCTCAGTCTGCAAAGGATTTGAACTGTGCCGTAGTGTCGTTATTTTAAAACGATAGCTTGAACAGAGTTCTGTAAGGTGTTCAAAGCTTGAGATGTTGTTATATTACCTAGGTTTGCCTTAAATTCACAACTTTATGCCTGACCTGTCCTCTCTGTTCACAAGACTGGTTGACAGTGAATTATGCACAACTGCATTTCATTAGGCaagctctgaaaaaaaatgtattgcacAGAATATTTCTTTAGGGGCATCATATTAAAGTGGGTCCAAGACAAAGGCACCCTACAATTataatttgtgaaatatctttaaaacaattcaacattttccttccactttacaattgttgctctactttgtgttgcatatcacataaaatccaaataaaataaactgtttgttgttgcaatgcattaaaatgtaaaataaataaataactttaaaaaatgcttttgcaGGCCAGTACACATTTTGTACATTACTTCAATGTTTTTAaggctgtttttaaatttgctacatttaaaaacttttggttgacttgattttctttttatatatatttctttctttttttttttgaccgtATAAGGAAAACAAACCACCCACACAATGCATCAGCCTGCCCACACACAATCAGACACGTGCACGTCTCTATGGGATAGTGCACCTTCGGCCTTTTGCAGCCTTCCATGAATAAACGAAGTCCTTGAAGGCCAGACGCCTCCCACAGGACCGTTGTTGTAGCGGGGAGTCACAGCACGGCCAGCTGCCGGTGTCTGGGATCACAGAGAGCCTTTCTGGGCTGATGAGTGACTTACAGAGAGACAATATTTTAACAGATCCAGCGGCGGATGAttccaaaatgtatttcaaCACATTCTCAATGAGGGGAGTATTCATCTGTGCATTGCGATGAAGCTTGAAGTGCAGAAGAGATCAGGAGAGTGTGGGAGCTTtataattaaaatggaaaaaaaaaaaagaaaagcaaaaacaacaaaaactaagtGCACTTTACACTTCaagacacatttaaataatttaataataaaaggcaacatttttttctgttgaaataCATAtggatattattttttattacatttatattatttttatttacatatcaGACAAGTCAGTGATCAGTGCCCAGATTTGTCCAGTGAGTCACAATGAGAACGCAGCCTTACATGAGACCACGTACGATCCTTTTGAAGAGCTTGCTGCCCTTTAACCAAGCCCTCATCTGTTTATTCAGGGTGGATGTGAGCTGTAGTAAAGTTTAATCCTAATCCATCTGCATTTCGTTTTGAGTGAGTGATTACAGTAGCCTGTTCGAGACACCTGGCTCTGATATGCCCCAGGGCTTTAACTGATGCATGGATGTGTAGCTGAGAAGAGCTACAATATTACAGACACCAAACCTGCAGAGGAAGCGAACAATGAGataacatattttaatcaatttatttttttttatcgttGTATCGTTGCAGCCAAggagtttttaaacaaaatggacATATGTACAAGTGGAGGAAGTCTGGGAAGGTAATGAAAAACGGGTGACTCCTATaggtgagttgttttttttttttttaagtcatattggctgttttaagcaaaaaataagaaacaacaTGTCCATTGAATgcattgaaataataattttatctaTTGTCCTTTCATTGTTTAGAGATTTCATTCAGCATCTGTTAATGAGTTGGAAATGGTAGAGGAGTGTGCTACTTTGTGTGTAGATAATTTATTGCTGAATAGTTGAGGTTGCAAAACCCAAGGTCACATATCTCAGACTTGATTTTTCTGACAGGGAAAGCAGCAAATGATCATGGGATGCAGCATGGGAAAATCCAGAATCCAGCCGAACAAATGTGACAGAGGtgcaaagtttttctttagtcTTTTAATTGAACACAACTTTAAACAAGTCCTCTCTTTAATTTCTGAACTTcagtgtaatattttttttttggtcattttcagTGAGCATTTCTGTTCcaggtaattttatttacctTCGTCAAAACCTTAATTATTAAAATCTGTACTCAGACTtctcattttgtgtttaattgctGTAATCTTAATCCAAATTTCATGCACTCGGAATAGCTGCCACGGGTAGGTTGTTTCCTTTccagaatatttattttgaattagtACTCCAGGTCAAAGTGTTCCAAacacccagaaaaaaaaaaacacttgttgGTTCTTGGAggtgttttattatgtttaagaAACTTTCTTCTGAAGCCTAACAGCTTAGATATCCTAAACAACTAGTCGAAGAACATCCCCTTGACTGAATTTCAGAGAAACAATGCCACTTAGACACGTTCCTGATGTTTCCTTCTGCTGTTTCTCAGCAATTAGAGCAGCTTTGCTGATCCAGCGCTGGTATCGACAGTATGTTGCCAGGCTGGAAATGAGACGCAGGTGCACATGGAACATCTTCCAGTCTATTGAGTATGCAGGCGAGCAAGATCAAATAAAGGTGAGGTCAAAATCTTTGCACAGAAAACATTAGCCTCCAATGtgtgagtaaaaatatttataaatatttataccttGCAAAAGAAGAAACCTTGTAAACTTTGTCACTGTGCAACCACAAATTGAATGCATGTTATAAAAATTTTatgtcacagaaaaacacaaagtggtgtATAATTGTGTAGGTATAATCTGCGGCCCGTTCAATCCATCCTCAAAAAGTGGAAGGAGaatgtcacaaccacaaaccaaTTAAATTATGGCTTCCCAGCAACGCTGACAGGCTGAGGAAGGAGATTATTCATTGGAGAAGTAGCCAAAATGCCCGTAGTTACTCTTGAGAGGGTGCAGTGATCCACAGACATAGATTGGAGAATCTGTGATGGTAACTATAATTTCTACACTCTACAAATCTGAACTTCGTTGCATAGAAATAGCAAGACAGAATGGCAGTACTGAAAGaaagtcagaaatgtttcatttttggaGTTTGCAATGAACCACAAGACACGTGGAAGAACGGGTTCTGgccagataaataaaaaataaaaataaaaaaggctcaaccttgataaaaaaaaataattttgagatGTCTGTTGTAAGAACTAAAGCACTCTTTGGAGCCCCCTGCTGGTTTGGAGAACCCAAGCAGCAGTTTACTTCATGTTCTGTTTTGGGTCAGCTATGAAcgtgtaaagaaacaaaacaataataataagtgcatttaactgtttttttgtaTGCAACATGTGTTCTGTAAACTAGTTCATGCTCTTTGTACTATTGGTTGCCTTGATGTTAGTGGACTGCACATTACAATCAATGAGTTTAGTTTAGAGCTATCTTCatgtaaataaacatgtaaagaaatgtttttcttcattcaaacatttaaaactctgGTTCCTCTCACAGCTGTATCATTTCTTTGGCTTCTTGATGGACCATTTCACCCCAGCCAGCAGTGAAAGTAAGAGAGTAATTGTCAGCTATAATCACTTTAACCCTCCTGTGCAATATCTTTTATTTATCAACAATCTGCTCCTTATTCCAAGATTTAGATTCACTTTCATATTGATCCACTTCCTTTTTACTTCCTCTCTGTGTTTAATGAAGGAAACCTAATCTCTCACATCTTTCGTGAGAATGAGGTCTGCCATGATGCAGACTGGG
This window harbors:
- the LOC102220935 gene encoding growth/differentiation factor 6-like isoform X2, whose protein sequence is MYFAFIGMMALLGFSKTTAFVLHPSNEEPTVPAISSLSHQRCKDESLQSVRKGLLRALNLQAEPQLPAGGIDSIREQWQRTIGFIPQAAKKTAPTDYSVSHDSGNRTGLKCCSVASEISMKDLSWDSWVIHPLSLTFVQCALCNPAEGTVQCPSSSSGVQDASSQDPLPCCQPTVQETLNIVYMDETGTIVISPIEVNRSCGCGPGNAPQPSTE
- the LOC102220935 gene encoding growth/differentiation factor 6-like isoform X1, encoding MYFAFIGMMALLGFSKTTAFVLHPSNEEPTVPAISSLSHQRCKDESLQSVRKGLLRALNLQAEPQLPAGGIDSIREQWQRTIGFIPQAAKKTAPATDYSVSHDSGNRTGLKCCSVASEISMKDLSWDSWVIHPLSLTFVQCALCNPAEGTVQCPSSSSGVQDASSQDPLPCCQPTVQETLNIVYMDETGTIVISPIEVNRSCGCGPGNAPQPSTE